In Canis aureus isolate CA01 chromosome 6, VMU_Caureus_v.1.0, whole genome shotgun sequence, one genomic interval encodes:
- the LRRC71 gene encoding leucine-rich repeat-containing protein 71 isoform X3, giving the protein MSGEASAPGTSPRAPRPGTQKASGAVTKKGDRGAKEKPATVLPPVGEEEPKNPEEYQCTGVLETDFAELCTRSGYADFPKVVPRPRPHPASVPSASMSEKPALDDQRLSASCSLSSLESKYVFFRPTIQVELEPEDKSVKEIYIRGWKVEERILGIFSKCLPPLSQLQAINLWKVGLTDKTLTAFIALLPLCSSTIRISHLSLRNNNINDHGAQLLGQALSTLHSCNRTLVSLNLGFNHIGDAGTSYIADGLRLNRALLWLSLAHNRIQDQGALKLAEVLRPFELTHTEVVERRRLLLEKGSQERSRSPSSSRHGDSKTERDKNPLMGVSSAALAEKADKTQTTKTPKSQSKKKDKSGEVAKKEEKSGSGQSPTQGTPKKEDPSKAGKGKVTIPEQKPSKGKGPKTGNKEKRSFLLESEQLVAEASEVVNPLLEPVEHRDGKVFMPGNKVLLHLNLMRNRITDVGLEGFLATVQHQAEFSKSKSPTKGPVGLLCLSLAKNYFSPQCPTYTMIQELMLSRDPISKAKPREEDSMASST; this is encoded by the exons ATGTCGGGGGAGGCGAGCGCGCCGGGGACCTCCCCCAGGGCACCGCGTCCCGGGACCCAGAAGGCGTCCGGCGCAGTGACCAAGAAGGGGGACCGCGGGGCCAAGGAGAAGCCGGCCACCGTCCTGCCGCCAGTGGGCGAGGAGGAGCCCAAGAACCCTG AGGAATACCAGTGCACCGGGGTCCTCGAGACGGATTTCGCAGAGCTCTGCACGCGCTCGGGCTACGCGGACTTCCCCAAAGTCGTCCCCCGGCCTCGTCCGCACCCGGCCTCCGTCCCCTCGGCCTCGATGTCGGAAAAGCCGGCCCTGG ACGATCAGCGCCTGTCGGCGTCTTGCAGCCTCAGCAGTCTGGAGAGCAAGTATGTGTTCTTCCGGCCCACCATCCAGGTGGAGCTGGAGCCCGAGGATAAGTCGGTGAAGGAAATCTACATCCGTG gtTGGAAGGTGGAGGAGCGGATCCTGGGTATCTTCTCTAAATGTCTGCCTCCGCTCAGCCAGCTGCAGGCCATCAA CTTGTGGAAGGTCGGGCTGACGGATAAGACCCTGACGGCTTTCATTGccctcctgcctctctgctcATCCACAATCAG GATCTCGCACTTGTCCCTGCGGAACAACAACATCAATGACCATGGGGCGCAGCTGCTGGGTCAGGCTCTGTCCACACTGCACAGCTGCAACCGGACCCTGGTCTCGCTCAACCTGGGCTTCAACCACATCGGGGACGCAGGCACCAGCTACATCGCAGAC ggCCTCCGGCTGAACCGAGCCCTGCTCTGGCTGTCCCTGGCACACAACCGCATCCAGGACCAGGGCGCCCTGAAGCTGGCTGAG GTCCTGCGCCCCTTTGAGCTGACACACACCGAGGTGGTGGAGCGCCGCCGCCTCCTGCTGGAGAAGGGGTCGCAGGAGCGCTCACGATCG CCTTCCTCCTCCCGACATGGGGATTCCAAAACAGAGCGGGATAAGAACCCCCTGATGGGGGTCAGCAGTGCTGCGTTGGCAGAAAAGGCAGACAAGACCCAAACGACGAAGACCCCAAAAAGCCAGAGCAAGAAAAAAGATAAGTCAGGG GAAGTGGCGAAGAAGGAGGAGAAGTCAGGGTCTGGGCAGTCACCCACACAGGGAACCCCTAAGAAAGAAGACCCTAGCAAGGCCGGCAAGGGCA AGGTCACCATCCCCGAGCAGAAGCCCAGCAAGGGAAAGGGACCCAAGACTGGGAACAAAGAGAAGCGCAGCTTCCTGCTGGAGTCCGAG CAGCTGGTGGCTGAAGCATCGGAGGTGGTGAACCCTCTCCTGGAACCCGTGGAGCACCGAGACGGGAAGGTGTTCATGCCCGGGAACAAGGTCCTTCTGCACCTCAACCTCATGC GAAACCGCATCACAGATGTGGGGCTGGAGGGCTTCCTGGCCACCGTGCAGCACCAGGCTGAGTTCTCCAAGTCCAAGAGCCCAACCAAGGGCCCTGTGGGGCTGCTGTGCCTGTCCCTGGCG AAAAACTACTTCTCCCCACAATGTCCCACGTACACCATGATCCAGGAGCTGATGCTGTCAAGGGATCCCATCAGTAAGGCCAAGCCCAGAGAGGAGGACAGCATGGCTTCCTCCACCtag
- the LRRC71 gene encoding leucine-rich repeat-containing protein 71 isoform X4, whose product MSGEASAPGTSPRAPRPGTQKASGAVTKKGDRGAKEKPATVLPPVGEEEPKNPEEYQCTGVLETDFAELCTRSGYADFPKVVPRPRPHPASVPSASMSEKPALDDQRLSASCSLSSLESKYVFFRPTIQVELEPEDKSVKEIYIRGWKVEERILGIFSKCLPPLSQLQAIKKVSLEGNPLPEQSYHKLMALDSTISHLSLRNNNINDHGAQLLGQALSTLHSCNRTLVSLNLGFNHIGDAGTSYIADGLRLNRALLWLSLAHNRIQDQGALKLAEVLRPFELTHTEVVERRRLLLEKGSQERSRSPSSSRHGDSKTERDKNPLMGVSSAALAEKADKTQTTKTPKSQSKKKDKSGEVAKKEEKSGSGQSPTQGTPKKEDPSKAGKGKVTIPEQKPSKGKGPKTGNKEKRSFLLESEQLVAEASEVVNPLLEPVEHRDGKVFMPGNKVLLHLNLMRNRITDVGLEGFLATVQHQAEFSKSKSPTKGPVGLLCLSLAKNYFSPQCPTYTMIQELMLSRDPISKAKPREEDSMASST is encoded by the exons ATGTCGGGGGAGGCGAGCGCGCCGGGGACCTCCCCCAGGGCACCGCGTCCCGGGACCCAGAAGGCGTCCGGCGCAGTGACCAAGAAGGGGGACCGCGGGGCCAAGGAGAAGCCGGCCACCGTCCTGCCGCCAGTGGGCGAGGAGGAGCCCAAGAACCCTG AGGAATACCAGTGCACCGGGGTCCTCGAGACGGATTTCGCAGAGCTCTGCACGCGCTCGGGCTACGCGGACTTCCCCAAAGTCGTCCCCCGGCCTCGTCCGCACCCGGCCTCCGTCCCCTCGGCCTCGATGTCGGAAAAGCCGGCCCTGG ACGATCAGCGCCTGTCGGCGTCTTGCAGCCTCAGCAGTCTGGAGAGCAAGTATGTGTTCTTCCGGCCCACCATCCAGGTGGAGCTGGAGCCCGAGGATAAGTCGGTGAAGGAAATCTACATCCGTG gtTGGAAGGTGGAGGAGCGGATCCTGGGTATCTTCTCTAAATGTCTGCCTCCGCTCAGCCAGCTGCAGGCCATCAA aaAGGTGTCTCTGGAAGGCAACCCGCTTCCTGAGCAGTCCTATCACAAGCTCATGGCGCTGGACAGCAC GATCTCGCACTTGTCCCTGCGGAACAACAACATCAATGACCATGGGGCGCAGCTGCTGGGTCAGGCTCTGTCCACACTGCACAGCTGCAACCGGACCCTGGTCTCGCTCAACCTGGGCTTCAACCACATCGGGGACGCAGGCACCAGCTACATCGCAGAC ggCCTCCGGCTGAACCGAGCCCTGCTCTGGCTGTCCCTGGCACACAACCGCATCCAGGACCAGGGCGCCCTGAAGCTGGCTGAG GTCCTGCGCCCCTTTGAGCTGACACACACCGAGGTGGTGGAGCGCCGCCGCCTCCTGCTGGAGAAGGGGTCGCAGGAGCGCTCACGATCG CCTTCCTCCTCCCGACATGGGGATTCCAAAACAGAGCGGGATAAGAACCCCCTGATGGGGGTCAGCAGTGCTGCGTTGGCAGAAAAGGCAGACAAGACCCAAACGACGAAGACCCCAAAAAGCCAGAGCAAGAAAAAAGATAAGTCAGGG GAAGTGGCGAAGAAGGAGGAGAAGTCAGGGTCTGGGCAGTCACCCACACAGGGAACCCCTAAGAAAGAAGACCCTAGCAAGGCCGGCAAGGGCA AGGTCACCATCCCCGAGCAGAAGCCCAGCAAGGGAAAGGGACCCAAGACTGGGAACAAAGAGAAGCGCAGCTTCCTGCTGGAGTCCGAG CAGCTGGTGGCTGAAGCATCGGAGGTGGTGAACCCTCTCCTGGAACCCGTGGAGCACCGAGACGGGAAGGTGTTCATGCCCGGGAACAAGGTCCTTCTGCACCTCAACCTCATGC GAAACCGCATCACAGATGTGGGGCTGGAGGGCTTCCTGGCCACCGTGCAGCACCAGGCTGAGTTCTCCAAGTCCAAGAGCCCAACCAAGGGCCCTGTGGGGCTGCTGTGCCTGTCCCTGGCG AAAAACTACTTCTCCCCACAATGTCCCACGTACACCATGATCCAGGAGCTGATGCTGTCAAGGGATCCCATCAGTAAGGCCAAGCCCAGAGAGGAGGACAGCATGGCTTCCTCCACCtag
- the LRRC71 gene encoding leucine-rich repeat-containing protein 71 isoform X1: MSGEASAPGTSPRAPRPGTQKASGAVTKKGDRGAKEKPATVLPPVGEEEPKNPEEYQCTGVLETDFAELCTRSGYADFPKVVPRPRPHPASVPSASMSEKPALDDQRLSASCSLSSLESKYVFFRPTIQVELEPEDKSVKEIYIRGWKVEERILGIFSKCLPPLSQLQAINLWKVGLTDKTLTAFIALLPLCSSTIRKVSLEGNPLPEQSYHKLMALDSTISHLSLRNNNINDHGAQLLGQALSTLHSCNRTLVSLNLGFNHIGDAGTSYIADGLRLNRALLWLSLAHNRIQDQGALKLAEVLRPFELTHTEVVERRRLLLEKGSQERSRSPSSSRHGDSKTERDKNPLMGVSSAALAEKADKTQTTKTPKSQSKKKDKSGEVAKKEEKSGSGQSPTQGTPKKEDPSKAGKGKVTIPEQKPSKGKGPKTGNKEKRSFLLESEQLVAEASEVVNPLLEPVEHRDGKVFMPGNKVLLHLNLMRNRITDVGLEGFLATVQHQAEFSKSKSPTKGPVGLLCLSLAKNYFSPQCPTYTMIQELMLSRDPISKAKPREEDSMASST; encoded by the exons ATGTCGGGGGAGGCGAGCGCGCCGGGGACCTCCCCCAGGGCACCGCGTCCCGGGACCCAGAAGGCGTCCGGCGCAGTGACCAAGAAGGGGGACCGCGGGGCCAAGGAGAAGCCGGCCACCGTCCTGCCGCCAGTGGGCGAGGAGGAGCCCAAGAACCCTG AGGAATACCAGTGCACCGGGGTCCTCGAGACGGATTTCGCAGAGCTCTGCACGCGCTCGGGCTACGCGGACTTCCCCAAAGTCGTCCCCCGGCCTCGTCCGCACCCGGCCTCCGTCCCCTCGGCCTCGATGTCGGAAAAGCCGGCCCTGG ACGATCAGCGCCTGTCGGCGTCTTGCAGCCTCAGCAGTCTGGAGAGCAAGTATGTGTTCTTCCGGCCCACCATCCAGGTGGAGCTGGAGCCCGAGGATAAGTCGGTGAAGGAAATCTACATCCGTG gtTGGAAGGTGGAGGAGCGGATCCTGGGTATCTTCTCTAAATGTCTGCCTCCGCTCAGCCAGCTGCAGGCCATCAA CTTGTGGAAGGTCGGGCTGACGGATAAGACCCTGACGGCTTTCATTGccctcctgcctctctgctcATCCACAATCAG aaAGGTGTCTCTGGAAGGCAACCCGCTTCCTGAGCAGTCCTATCACAAGCTCATGGCGCTGGACAGCAC GATCTCGCACTTGTCCCTGCGGAACAACAACATCAATGACCATGGGGCGCAGCTGCTGGGTCAGGCTCTGTCCACACTGCACAGCTGCAACCGGACCCTGGTCTCGCTCAACCTGGGCTTCAACCACATCGGGGACGCAGGCACCAGCTACATCGCAGAC ggCCTCCGGCTGAACCGAGCCCTGCTCTGGCTGTCCCTGGCACACAACCGCATCCAGGACCAGGGCGCCCTGAAGCTGGCTGAG GTCCTGCGCCCCTTTGAGCTGACACACACCGAGGTGGTGGAGCGCCGCCGCCTCCTGCTGGAGAAGGGGTCGCAGGAGCGCTCACGATCG CCTTCCTCCTCCCGACATGGGGATTCCAAAACAGAGCGGGATAAGAACCCCCTGATGGGGGTCAGCAGTGCTGCGTTGGCAGAAAAGGCAGACAAGACCCAAACGACGAAGACCCCAAAAAGCCAGAGCAAGAAAAAAGATAAGTCAGGG GAAGTGGCGAAGAAGGAGGAGAAGTCAGGGTCTGGGCAGTCACCCACACAGGGAACCCCTAAGAAAGAAGACCCTAGCAAGGCCGGCAAGGGCA AGGTCACCATCCCCGAGCAGAAGCCCAGCAAGGGAAAGGGACCCAAGACTGGGAACAAAGAGAAGCGCAGCTTCCTGCTGGAGTCCGAG CAGCTGGTGGCTGAAGCATCGGAGGTGGTGAACCCTCTCCTGGAACCCGTGGAGCACCGAGACGGGAAGGTGTTCATGCCCGGGAACAAGGTCCTTCTGCACCTCAACCTCATGC GAAACCGCATCACAGATGTGGGGCTGGAGGGCTTCCTGGCCACCGTGCAGCACCAGGCTGAGTTCTCCAAGTCCAAGAGCCCAACCAAGGGCCCTGTGGGGCTGCTGTGCCTGTCCCTGGCG AAAAACTACTTCTCCCCACAATGTCCCACGTACACCATGATCCAGGAGCTGATGCTGTCAAGGGATCCCATCAGTAAGGCCAAGCCCAGAGAGGAGGACAGCATGGCTTCCTCCACCtag
- the LRRC71 gene encoding leucine-rich repeat-containing protein 71 isoform X5 codes for MSGEASAPGTSPRAPRPGTQKASGAVTKKGDRGAKEKPATVLPPVGEEEPKNPEEYQCTGVLETDFAELCTRSGYADFPKVVPRPRPHPASVPSASMSEKPALDDQRLSASCSLSSLESKYVFFRPTIQVELEPEDKSVKEIYIRVVPPGSQTFLLLRKVSLEGNPLPEQSYHKLMALDSTISHLSLRNNNINDHGAQLLGQALSTLHSCNRTLVSLNLGFNHIGDAGTSYIADGLRLNRALLWLSLAHNRIQDQGALKLAEVLRPFELTHTEVVERRRLLLEKGSQERSRSPSSSRHGDSKTERDKNPLMGVSSAALAEKADKTQTTKTPKSQSKKKDKSGEVAKKEEKSGSGQSPTQGTPKKEDPSKAGKGKVTIPEQKPSKGKGPKTGNKEKRSFLLESEQLVAEASEVVNPLLEPVEHRDGKVFMPGNKVLLHLNLMRNRITDVGLEGFLATVQHQAEFSKSKSPTKGPVGLLCLSLAKNYFSPQCPTYTMIQELMLSRDPISKAKPREEDSMASST; via the exons ATGTCGGGGGAGGCGAGCGCGCCGGGGACCTCCCCCAGGGCACCGCGTCCCGGGACCCAGAAGGCGTCCGGCGCAGTGACCAAGAAGGGGGACCGCGGGGCCAAGGAGAAGCCGGCCACCGTCCTGCCGCCAGTGGGCGAGGAGGAGCCCAAGAACCCTG AGGAATACCAGTGCACCGGGGTCCTCGAGACGGATTTCGCAGAGCTCTGCACGCGCTCGGGCTACGCGGACTTCCCCAAAGTCGTCCCCCGGCCTCGTCCGCACCCGGCCTCCGTCCCCTCGGCCTCGATGTCGGAAAAGCCGGCCCTGG ACGATCAGCGCCTGTCGGCGTCTTGCAGCCTCAGCAGTCTGGAGAGCAAGTATGTGTTCTTCCGGCCCACCATCCAGGTGGAGCTGGAGCCCGAGGATAAGTCGGTGAAGGAAATCTACATCCGTG TGGTGCCTCCTGGTTCTCagaccttcctcctcctcagaaAGGTGTCTCTGGAAGGCAACCCGCTTCCTGAGCAGTCCTATCACAAGCTCATGGCGCTGGACAGCAC GATCTCGCACTTGTCCCTGCGGAACAACAACATCAATGACCATGGGGCGCAGCTGCTGGGTCAGGCTCTGTCCACACTGCACAGCTGCAACCGGACCCTGGTCTCGCTCAACCTGGGCTTCAACCACATCGGGGACGCAGGCACCAGCTACATCGCAGAC ggCCTCCGGCTGAACCGAGCCCTGCTCTGGCTGTCCCTGGCACACAACCGCATCCAGGACCAGGGCGCCCTGAAGCTGGCTGAG GTCCTGCGCCCCTTTGAGCTGACACACACCGAGGTGGTGGAGCGCCGCCGCCTCCTGCTGGAGAAGGGGTCGCAGGAGCGCTCACGATCG CCTTCCTCCTCCCGACATGGGGATTCCAAAACAGAGCGGGATAAGAACCCCCTGATGGGGGTCAGCAGTGCTGCGTTGGCAGAAAAGGCAGACAAGACCCAAACGACGAAGACCCCAAAAAGCCAGAGCAAGAAAAAAGATAAGTCAGGG GAAGTGGCGAAGAAGGAGGAGAAGTCAGGGTCTGGGCAGTCACCCACACAGGGAACCCCTAAGAAAGAAGACCCTAGCAAGGCCGGCAAGGGCA AGGTCACCATCCCCGAGCAGAAGCCCAGCAAGGGAAAGGGACCCAAGACTGGGAACAAAGAGAAGCGCAGCTTCCTGCTGGAGTCCGAG CAGCTGGTGGCTGAAGCATCGGAGGTGGTGAACCCTCTCCTGGAACCCGTGGAGCACCGAGACGGGAAGGTGTTCATGCCCGGGAACAAGGTCCTTCTGCACCTCAACCTCATGC GAAACCGCATCACAGATGTGGGGCTGGAGGGCTTCCTGGCCACCGTGCAGCACCAGGCTGAGTTCTCCAAGTCCAAGAGCCCAACCAAGGGCCCTGTGGGGCTGCTGTGCCTGTCCCTGGCG AAAAACTACTTCTCCCCACAATGTCCCACGTACACCATGATCCAGGAGCTGATGCTGTCAAGGGATCCCATCAGTAAGGCCAAGCCCAGAGAGGAGGACAGCATGGCTTCCTCCACCtag
- the LRRC71 gene encoding leucine-rich repeat-containing protein 71 isoform X2 encodes MSGEASAPGTSPRAPRPGTQKASGAVTKKGDRGAKEKPATVLPPVGEEEPKNPEEYQCTGVLETDFAELCTRSGYADFPKVVPRPRPHPASVPSASMSEKPALDDQRLSASCSLSSLESKYVFFRPTIQVELEPEDKSVKEIYIRGWKVEERILGIFSKCLPPLSQLQAINLWKVGLTDKTLTAFIALLPLCSSTIRKVSLEGNPLPEQSYHKLMALDSTISHLSLRNNNINDHGAQLLGQALSTLHSCNRTLVSLNLGFNHIGDAGTSYIADGLRLNRALLWLSLAHNRIQDQGALKLAEVLRPFELTHTEVVERRRLLLEKGSQERSRSPSSSRHGDSKTERDKNPLMGVSSAALAEKADKTQTTKTPKSQSKKKDKSGEVAKKEEKSGSGQSPTQGTPKKEDPSKAGKGKVTIPEQKPSKGKGPKTGNKEKRSFLLESELVAEASEVVNPLLEPVEHRDGKVFMPGNKVLLHLNLMRNRITDVGLEGFLATVQHQAEFSKSKSPTKGPVGLLCLSLAKNYFSPQCPTYTMIQELMLSRDPISKAKPREEDSMASST; translated from the exons ATGTCGGGGGAGGCGAGCGCGCCGGGGACCTCCCCCAGGGCACCGCGTCCCGGGACCCAGAAGGCGTCCGGCGCAGTGACCAAGAAGGGGGACCGCGGGGCCAAGGAGAAGCCGGCCACCGTCCTGCCGCCAGTGGGCGAGGAGGAGCCCAAGAACCCTG AGGAATACCAGTGCACCGGGGTCCTCGAGACGGATTTCGCAGAGCTCTGCACGCGCTCGGGCTACGCGGACTTCCCCAAAGTCGTCCCCCGGCCTCGTCCGCACCCGGCCTCCGTCCCCTCGGCCTCGATGTCGGAAAAGCCGGCCCTGG ACGATCAGCGCCTGTCGGCGTCTTGCAGCCTCAGCAGTCTGGAGAGCAAGTATGTGTTCTTCCGGCCCACCATCCAGGTGGAGCTGGAGCCCGAGGATAAGTCGGTGAAGGAAATCTACATCCGTG gtTGGAAGGTGGAGGAGCGGATCCTGGGTATCTTCTCTAAATGTCTGCCTCCGCTCAGCCAGCTGCAGGCCATCAA CTTGTGGAAGGTCGGGCTGACGGATAAGACCCTGACGGCTTTCATTGccctcctgcctctctgctcATCCACAATCAG aaAGGTGTCTCTGGAAGGCAACCCGCTTCCTGAGCAGTCCTATCACAAGCTCATGGCGCTGGACAGCAC GATCTCGCACTTGTCCCTGCGGAACAACAACATCAATGACCATGGGGCGCAGCTGCTGGGTCAGGCTCTGTCCACACTGCACAGCTGCAACCGGACCCTGGTCTCGCTCAACCTGGGCTTCAACCACATCGGGGACGCAGGCACCAGCTACATCGCAGAC ggCCTCCGGCTGAACCGAGCCCTGCTCTGGCTGTCCCTGGCACACAACCGCATCCAGGACCAGGGCGCCCTGAAGCTGGCTGAG GTCCTGCGCCCCTTTGAGCTGACACACACCGAGGTGGTGGAGCGCCGCCGCCTCCTGCTGGAGAAGGGGTCGCAGGAGCGCTCACGATCG CCTTCCTCCTCCCGACATGGGGATTCCAAAACAGAGCGGGATAAGAACCCCCTGATGGGGGTCAGCAGTGCTGCGTTGGCAGAAAAGGCAGACAAGACCCAAACGACGAAGACCCCAAAAAGCCAGAGCAAGAAAAAAGATAAGTCAGGG GAAGTGGCGAAGAAGGAGGAGAAGTCAGGGTCTGGGCAGTCACCCACACAGGGAACCCCTAAGAAAGAAGACCCTAGCAAGGCCGGCAAGGGCA AGGTCACCATCCCCGAGCAGAAGCCCAGCAAGGGAAAGGGACCCAAGACTGGGAACAAAGAGAAGCGCAGCTTCCTGCTGGAGTCCGAG CTGGTGGCTGAAGCATCGGAGGTGGTGAACCCTCTCCTGGAACCCGTGGAGCACCGAGACGGGAAGGTGTTCATGCCCGGGAACAAGGTCCTTCTGCACCTCAACCTCATGC GAAACCGCATCACAGATGTGGGGCTGGAGGGCTTCCTGGCCACCGTGCAGCACCAGGCTGAGTTCTCCAAGTCCAAGAGCCCAACCAAGGGCCCTGTGGGGCTGCTGTGCCTGTCCCTGGCG AAAAACTACTTCTCCCCACAATGTCCCACGTACACCATGATCCAGGAGCTGATGCTGTCAAGGGATCCCATCAGTAAGGCCAAGCCCAGAGAGGAGGACAGCATGGCTTCCTCCACCtag
- the LRRC71 gene encoding leucine-rich repeat-containing protein 71 isoform X6, whose protein sequence is MSEKPALDDQRLSASCSLSSLESKYVFFRPTIQVELEPEDKSVKEIYIRGWKVEERILGIFSKCLPPLSQLQAINLWKVGLTDKTLTAFIALLPLCSSTIRKVSLEGNPLPEQSYHKLMALDSTISHLSLRNNNINDHGAQLLGQALSTLHSCNRTLVSLNLGFNHIGDAGTSYIADGLRLNRALLWLSLAHNRIQDQGALKLAEVLRPFELTHTEVVERRRLLLEKGSQERSRSPSSSRHGDSKTERDKNPLMGVSSAALAEKADKTQTTKTPKSQSKKKDKSGEVAKKEEKSGSGQSPTQGTPKKEDPSKAGKGKVTIPEQKPSKGKGPKTGNKEKRSFLLESEQLVAEASEVVNPLLEPVEHRDGKVFMPGNKVLLHLNLMRNRITDVGLEGFLATVQHQAEFSKSKSPTKGPVGLLCLSLAKNYFSPQCPTYTMIQELMLSRDPISKAKPREEDSMASST, encoded by the exons ATGTCGGAAAAGCCGGCCCTGG ACGATCAGCGCCTGTCGGCGTCTTGCAGCCTCAGCAGTCTGGAGAGCAAGTATGTGTTCTTCCGGCCCACCATCCAGGTGGAGCTGGAGCCCGAGGATAAGTCGGTGAAGGAAATCTACATCCGTG gtTGGAAGGTGGAGGAGCGGATCCTGGGTATCTTCTCTAAATGTCTGCCTCCGCTCAGCCAGCTGCAGGCCATCAA CTTGTGGAAGGTCGGGCTGACGGATAAGACCCTGACGGCTTTCATTGccctcctgcctctctgctcATCCACAATCAG aaAGGTGTCTCTGGAAGGCAACCCGCTTCCTGAGCAGTCCTATCACAAGCTCATGGCGCTGGACAGCAC GATCTCGCACTTGTCCCTGCGGAACAACAACATCAATGACCATGGGGCGCAGCTGCTGGGTCAGGCTCTGTCCACACTGCACAGCTGCAACCGGACCCTGGTCTCGCTCAACCTGGGCTTCAACCACATCGGGGACGCAGGCACCAGCTACATCGCAGAC ggCCTCCGGCTGAACCGAGCCCTGCTCTGGCTGTCCCTGGCACACAACCGCATCCAGGACCAGGGCGCCCTGAAGCTGGCTGAG GTCCTGCGCCCCTTTGAGCTGACACACACCGAGGTGGTGGAGCGCCGCCGCCTCCTGCTGGAGAAGGGGTCGCAGGAGCGCTCACGATCG CCTTCCTCCTCCCGACATGGGGATTCCAAAACAGAGCGGGATAAGAACCCCCTGATGGGGGTCAGCAGTGCTGCGTTGGCAGAAAAGGCAGACAAGACCCAAACGACGAAGACCCCAAAAAGCCAGAGCAAGAAAAAAGATAAGTCAGGG GAAGTGGCGAAGAAGGAGGAGAAGTCAGGGTCTGGGCAGTCACCCACACAGGGAACCCCTAAGAAAGAAGACCCTAGCAAGGCCGGCAAGGGCA AGGTCACCATCCCCGAGCAGAAGCCCAGCAAGGGAAAGGGACCCAAGACTGGGAACAAAGAGAAGCGCAGCTTCCTGCTGGAGTCCGAG CAGCTGGTGGCTGAAGCATCGGAGGTGGTGAACCCTCTCCTGGAACCCGTGGAGCACCGAGACGGGAAGGTGTTCATGCCCGGGAACAAGGTCCTTCTGCACCTCAACCTCATGC GAAACCGCATCACAGATGTGGGGCTGGAGGGCTTCCTGGCCACCGTGCAGCACCAGGCTGAGTTCTCCAAGTCCAAGAGCCCAACCAAGGGCCCTGTGGGGCTGCTGTGCCTGTCCCTGGCG AAAAACTACTTCTCCCCACAATGTCCCACGTACACCATGATCCAGGAGCTGATGCTGTCAAGGGATCCCATCAGTAAGGCCAAGCCCAGAGAGGAGGACAGCATGGCTTCCTCCACCtag